The Candidatus Woesearchaeota archaeon nucleotide sequence AGGATTTGGATACTATTTCAACTGCGGGCCAAGGGAAATGATAAATTCTGTCCTTCCTATTGAGCTTGGCTTTTCCTGCCCGTCGCTTATATACTCATCTGCTGATTATCTCACAAAATGCGGAATCGGGCTGTGCGGAAGCTGTGCTGATGAAAAAGGCAGGAGAAGCTGCACAGAAGGCCCGTTCATGCATCCAGAGTAAACACTCACTTTTTCATATAGTGCCTAAAAGGTTTTCTATTATTCTCCATGCTATAGGCAGTTTTTCTTCTGTTCTTCCTTTTTTTCTGAAATTCCTTCACAAACCCCTTTTTTGTCAAAAACTCCTGCTCTTTTCTCTTTCCAGCCACTTTTTCATGCTTTTTCTCTTTCTGTCAAGTTCCGGCCCTCACTTTTAGCCTTCTTTTCCCATTTTTTCTCTCTTTTTTCCAAAGATAAGCTTATCCCTGCAGGAACCTTTTTCTGATTTTTGATTATTTTCAATAGTTTCTAAATAATAACAATTCAATTTATTTACTTTTAAGTAAATAACTGAATTACTTTATTTTAATAATAAAAATCATAAAATTATTTATTAAAAGTTTTAATTTAAAATTAATTTATTTAATAATCATATTTCTAATAAGTTTTAATTATTTATTAAAAATATCAATAAAATAAATATGAAGAAATAATAGAATATTATAAGAAAAAACATCACTTTTTAATCATTTTAAATGAGCAATTTCAGAAAATAGCCAGAAAATCCCGCAAAATTGCCTGAATTTTACGACGAGAAATGCACTTTCTTAAAATTTCATGTCATCCAACGGGCTTTTAACCTTCATAAGCTCAGTATTGCTTACACTGGTATAAATTTGGGTGGTCTGTAGGTTTGCATGCCCCAGTAATTCCTGGATTTTTCTGATGTCAACACCTGCCTCAAGGAGATGGGTGGCGAAGCTGTGCCTTAATGTGTGCGGAGTGACTTTTTTGGGGATTTGCGCAATCTTCGCGCTCCTTTTGATGATTCCCTGGATATCTCTTGAGGTTAATCTGCCGTTCTTGCCTTCAAACAGGTATTCCTTCGGTTTCTTCTTGTAGATATAATGCTTTAATTCAGAGACAAGGCGCTCTGAGAGGATAAAAAGCCGGTCTTTTCCCCCTTTTCCGTTCCTCACCCAGCCGAGCTTCTCTTTCTCCTCAATATCCTTGATTTTCAGGCTTGTGCACTCTGAGACGCGCAGCCCTGATGAATAAAGAAGCTCTATTATGAGCCTGCTCTTCTCGTTCTTTGCGCTGGTTATTAATGCCTTAACCTCGTCTTTTGAGAGCACAACAGGCAGCTTTTTCCTGATTTTGGGTGTTTTAAAATCAACTATCCCTTTTTTAAGAATAGAATCATAGTAAAACTTCAATGATGCCTTCGCAAGGGCAACTGTCGACGTGGAATTCTTTCTTGATATGAGCATTCCCAAGTATCCTTTTATGTCAGATGAGCTGATTTCATGAGGAAGCTTTCCTGCTGAATTCAGGAACTGCAGGTTCTGGAAAAGGTATGTTGAAACTGTCCTCTCGCTGAAGCCCCGCAGCTTAAGCTCTGCCTCAAGCTCAACTAGAGCGCTTCTTATCCTTCCCTTTTCCGTTTCTTCCATTTTATGGCTTCAAGTCCTTAAATTAATGCGTGCTTGCTTACCTTTCCGACTATATTCGTATAATATACCTTATACGAACTTATATATATAAATATTTCGTTTTTTTGGGCTTTGGCATTAAGAAGCCCTGTCTTTTCCCAGAAAAGCCAGGTTCTTGATTGATAAAACAGGCAAAGAACAGGGCTAAAAAATTACTGCCAAACCTGCCAATTGCCTTAAGAAAAAAGAAGGCAAATGAAAAGAAAAAATAAAATGAAGCAAATAAAAAAAGAAAACAACGGTTATATCATGATTTTTAATATTTTACTCGCTGTAAAGTATCTTTTTCATTGAATTCCTGGCTTCAAGCTGCCTTATTCTGCTTTCAAGCTCTCTCATCTTTTCCTTCTGGTCCCTCTCATTCCTGTCCAGAAAAAGTATCCA carries:
- a CDS encoding tyrosine-type recombinase/integrase; translated protein: MEETEKGRIRSALVELEAELKLRGFSERTVSTYLFQNLQFLNSAGKLPHEISSSDIKGYLGMLISRKNSTSTVALAKASLKFYYDSILKKGIVDFKTPKIRKKLPVVLSKDEVKALITSAKNEKSRLIIELLYSSGLRVSECTSLKIKDIEEKEKLGWVRNGKGGKDRLFILSERLVSELKHYIYKKKPKEYLFEGKNGRLTSRDIQGIIKRSAKIAQIPKKVTPHTLRHSFATHLLEAGVDIRKIQELLGHANLQTTQIYTSVSNTELMKVKSPLDDMKF